A section of the Sebastes fasciatus isolate fSebFas1 chromosome 21, fSebFas1.pri, whole genome shotgun sequence genome encodes:
- the ctdspla gene encoding CTD (carboxy-terminal domain, RNA polymerase II, polypeptide A) small phosphatase-like a isoform X2 produces MDGPVAAAGGRSPSLVSQSNSSLKKHRSRSIFSPFFCCFRNYNDYHVEPPPANNKALALPPPPEENGSPPKCDQVQVIPIPSPPAKFLLQEVSIADYGKNCVVIDLDETLVHSSFKPISNADFIVPVEIDGTVHQVYVLKRPHVDEFLQKMGELYECVLFTASLAKYADPVADLLDQWGVFRARLFRESCVFHRGNYVKDLSRLGRELSKVIIIDNSPASYIFHPENAVPVQSWFDDMTDTELLDLIPLFEGLSTEEDVYSLLQSLRNR; encoded by the exons TCTCCCAGTCCAACAGCAGCCTAAAGAAGCATCGCAGCCGAAGCATTTTCAGCCccttcttctgctgcttccgCAACTACAATGACTACCACGTGGAGCCACCACCCGCCAACAACAAGGCACTCGCTCTGCCCCCGCCGCCAGAGGAGAATGGCAGTCCTCCCAAG TGTGACCAGGTCCAGGTCATCCCCATCCCCAGT CCTCCAGCCAAGTTCCTCCTGCAGGAGGTCAGTATCGCTGACTACGGCAAGAACTGTGTGGTGATCGACCTGGACGAGACCCTCGTACACAGCTCCTTCAAG CCCATCAGCAATGCAGACTTCATCGTTCCAGTGGAGATTGATGGGACTGTTCATCAG GTGTACGTGCTGAAGAGGCCCCACGTGGACGAGTTCCTCCAGAAGATGGGGGAGCTCTACGAATGCGTCCTCTTCACAGCGAGCTTAGCCAAG TACGCTGACCCTGTGGCAGACCTGCTGGACCAGTGGGGGGTGTTTCGCGCCCGGCTCTTCAGGGAATCCTGTGTTTTCCACAGAGGAAACTATGTCAAAGACCTCAGCCGGCTGGGCCGAGAGCTCAGTAAAGTCATCATCATAGACAACTCACCTGCCTCCTACATCTTCCACCCTGAGAATGCA GTCCCAGTGCAGTCCTGGTTTGACGACATGACGGACACGGAGCTGCTGGACCTGATCCCTCTGTTTGAGGGCCTTAGTACAGAGGAGGACGTTTACAGTCTGTTACAGAGCCTGAGGAACAGGTAG
- the ctdspla gene encoding CTD (carboxy-terminal domain, RNA polymerase II, polypeptide A) small phosphatase-like a isoform X1: MDNTSIITQVANPKEEESISSSQDKVSQSNSSLKKHRSRSIFSPFFCCFRNYNDYHVEPPPANNKALALPPPPEENGSPPKCDQVQVIPIPSPPAKFLLQEVSIADYGKNCVVIDLDETLVHSSFKPISNADFIVPVEIDGTVHQVYVLKRPHVDEFLQKMGELYECVLFTASLAKYADPVADLLDQWGVFRARLFRESCVFHRGNYVKDLSRLGRELSKVIIIDNSPASYIFHPENAVPVQSWFDDMTDTELLDLIPLFEGLSTEEDVYSLLQSLRNR; the protein is encoded by the exons TCTCCCAGTCCAACAGCAGCCTAAAGAAGCATCGCAGCCGAAGCATTTTCAGCCccttcttctgctgcttccgCAACTACAATGACTACCACGTGGAGCCACCACCCGCCAACAACAAGGCACTCGCTCTGCCCCCGCCGCCAGAGGAGAATGGCAGTCCTCCCAAG TGTGACCAGGTCCAGGTCATCCCCATCCCCAGT CCTCCAGCCAAGTTCCTCCTGCAGGAGGTCAGTATCGCTGACTACGGCAAGAACTGTGTGGTGATCGACCTGGACGAGACCCTCGTACACAGCTCCTTCAAG CCCATCAGCAATGCAGACTTCATCGTTCCAGTGGAGATTGATGGGACTGTTCATCAG GTGTACGTGCTGAAGAGGCCCCACGTGGACGAGTTCCTCCAGAAGATGGGGGAGCTCTACGAATGCGTCCTCTTCACAGCGAGCTTAGCCAAG TACGCTGACCCTGTGGCAGACCTGCTGGACCAGTGGGGGGTGTTTCGCGCCCGGCTCTTCAGGGAATCCTGTGTTTTCCACAGAGGAAACTATGTCAAAGACCTCAGCCGGCTGGGCCGAGAGCTCAGTAAAGTCATCATCATAGACAACTCACCTGCCTCCTACATCTTCCACCCTGAGAATGCA GTCCCAGTGCAGTCCTGGTTTGACGACATGACGGACACGGAGCTGCTGGACCTGATCCCTCTGTTTGAGGGCCTTAGTACAGAGGAGGACGTTTACAGTCTGTTACAGAGCCTGAGGAACAGGTAG
- the ctdspla gene encoding CTD (carboxy-terminal domain, RNA polymerase II, polypeptide A) small phosphatase-like a isoform X3 produces MDNTSIITQVANPKEEESISSSQDKVSQSNSSLKKHRSRSIFSPFFCCFRNYNDYHVEPPPANNKALALPPPPEENGSPPKPPAKFLLQEVSIADYGKNCVVIDLDETLVHSSFKPISNADFIVPVEIDGTVHQVYVLKRPHVDEFLQKMGELYECVLFTASLAKYADPVADLLDQWGVFRARLFRESCVFHRGNYVKDLSRLGRELSKVIIIDNSPASYIFHPENAVPVQSWFDDMTDTELLDLIPLFEGLSTEEDVYSLLQSLRNR; encoded by the exons TCTCCCAGTCCAACAGCAGCCTAAAGAAGCATCGCAGCCGAAGCATTTTCAGCCccttcttctgctgcttccgCAACTACAATGACTACCACGTGGAGCCACCACCCGCCAACAACAAGGCACTCGCTCTGCCCCCGCCGCCAGAGGAGAATGGCAGTCCTCCCAAG CCTCCAGCCAAGTTCCTCCTGCAGGAGGTCAGTATCGCTGACTACGGCAAGAACTGTGTGGTGATCGACCTGGACGAGACCCTCGTACACAGCTCCTTCAAG CCCATCAGCAATGCAGACTTCATCGTTCCAGTGGAGATTGATGGGACTGTTCATCAG GTGTACGTGCTGAAGAGGCCCCACGTGGACGAGTTCCTCCAGAAGATGGGGGAGCTCTACGAATGCGTCCTCTTCACAGCGAGCTTAGCCAAG TACGCTGACCCTGTGGCAGACCTGCTGGACCAGTGGGGGGTGTTTCGCGCCCGGCTCTTCAGGGAATCCTGTGTTTTCCACAGAGGAAACTATGTCAAAGACCTCAGCCGGCTGGGCCGAGAGCTCAGTAAAGTCATCATCATAGACAACTCACCTGCCTCCTACATCTTCCACCCTGAGAATGCA GTCCCAGTGCAGTCCTGGTTTGACGACATGACGGACACGGAGCTGCTGGACCTGATCCCTCTGTTTGAGGGCCTTAGTACAGAGGAGGACGTTTACAGTCTGTTACAGAGCCTGAGGAACAGGTAG